Genomic DNA from Geitlerinema sp. PCC 9228:
TCGGTGAGGACGCAGTACAGGGTTTGACCGGTGGGGTCGAAGGTGGCGCTGAGGATGGAGCCTTTGGTGCGTAAGATTTCCGTTTCTTCCCCTTGGATGTTGGCGAGAAACAGCGATCGCGTGTAGTCGCTGTTAAATTTCACCAAGGCGGCTTGGCTGCCATCGGGGTCAAAGCCCAAGATTTGCCCGTATTCTGGCAGAAATTCGATGGGTTCGACGGTAGATTCACCGGCTTGGCGTTCCGGGTCGAGGGGTAAAATGGCAATGCCCTGTCCTTGGGTCATGGCTAAGGTTTTACTATCTGGCGCGATCGCAAATTCCCCGCCGGCTTTGGTGGGCAAGCGTTGGGGAGATTCTCCTTCCCGCAAGACCCACACCCCAAAATCGCTGCCGGGGTTTTGGCGGCTGGCCCGTTGAACGGCGATGGTTTTGCCGTCGGGGGATAAATCGAAGCGCAGGTTTTTATAGTTTTGATTGCCCAGAATTTGGGTAATTTTGCCGGCTTCTGGTTTGGGAGTGTCTGGTGGGGCGTCGGTGGAACGGATGCCGGTGGTGACAGAATAGAGTTTGTTGTTGTAGGTGCCTTCTTTTTGAAAGTGGCGGCGGTCGGTGGCGGCGAACAAAATGCGATCGCCCTGGGGATAGGGTTGAAAATCGCTGACGATTAAGTCCTTGGGCGTGAGGGCAATGGGCAAATTGTCTTTGGCGTTGGTGAGGTTCACCAGCATGAGACGACCCCGTTCTTCGCCATCCACACCTAAATAAGCAAAAACGCGATCGCGACTGCTGAAATAATCGGAAAAGGGTTGGATTTTTCTTTCTTGACCTTGCTGGCTGTAGGCATCCCGCGCCCCTTCTAAGGCAATTTGAAAGCGGGTTCCGTAAGGAATAGGCGAATTTAACGTATAAGCCATCCGCCTTCCGGCCCAACTAATTTTTCCTGGCAGGGGTGGGTCGAGACGCAGGTTTTCCGCTACGCTTTCGGTATCCATGGGTCGGCTAAAGGTCATGATAAAAGCGCGGTCGTCGGCACTAATTTGTTGCTCGGACCAGGAAAAATTCACCACCCGTGGCGGTACCCGTTCGCCAACCAAAGCAAACCAAACGATCGCAACCAGCAAAACCGCGATCGCGGTGAGGGCAATTTTATCCAGCGGTTGGGGAAATTTGGAACCAGTCAGCGGATTGTACATAACTTATACGAAATCCGATGTTTACAAATCACATTTGGGATTGAGGAGTGGGAGGAGTGGGAGGAGGGGGAGGAGGGGGAATTTTTTTGGGTCTTTGCAGTATTAGCAAAACCAATTAAAAATCGACCCCTTGTTTCAGTTCCACCCCTTCGTTGGCGTAATGTTTGTGGCAGTAAACTTCCGAGTGAATTTTTGCCAGGTCGAAATAGGGGGGAATGTTTTTGCAGCGACCGGTGGCAATAACTTCCGTATTTTTGGGTTTGCGTAGCAGCGATTCTACAATTGGGTCGGGATCGAGTAGTTCCAAATCTACCACCGGGTTGAGTTCGTCGAGAACAATGGTTTTGTACAAACCAGAAGCAATGGCAGCTTTGGCAATTTCCCATCCCCGTTCGGCTTCTAGATAATCGATATCCTGGCGATCGTTGTACCAGACAATGGCATCCCGACCGCAGCGTTGGTGGTCTACCAAACTGGGATAGGTTCGTTTCAAAGCCGCGATCGCTGCATCTTCTGTGTAGCCGCTGCCGCCTTTCAACCACTGTACAATCAGAACCCGGTGGGATTGGTCCTGGCTGATGCCTTTGCCAATGGCTTGTAGCGTTTTGCCTAAAGCGCTGGTGGATTTGCCTTTGCCAGACCCGGTATAAATTTCTACGCCATCGATGCTGTGTTCGGTATGGTATTGGGGACGCATTTCCGAGTGCAAATCGGCAATTTCCACTAATTTGGGATGCGCGGACCGTCCGGTGGCGATGACTTCTAGATAGTCTGGTTTGTTTTTTAGGGTTTTGACCACTTCCTCAATGGAAAGCAATCCCAAATCGATGAGGGGGTTGAGTTCGTCGAGGACGACTACAGAATACAGACCAGAAGCGATCGCGCCTTTGGCAATATCCCAGCCACGCTGTGCTTCCTGGCGGTCGAACCGGGTAATTTCATCAGGTCCAAAATATTCCGCGCGACCGGTGCGTACTTGGTCGATGAGGTGGGGAAAGCCTTGCTGCAACGCCGCGATCGCAGCATCTTCGGTATATTCGCGACCCGGACCTTTGAGAAACCGCAGCAGCAACACCCGAGTTTGCTGGGGTTTGTCGATTCCCAAGCCAATGGAACGCAAAACCACCCCCAAAGCCGCTTGGGATTTGCCCTTGCCTTCGCCGTCGTATACGTGAATTTGCCCTCTCAGGCGTTCGGAAAGGGCCTGTGCTGTCCGAATTCCAATTCCATTTCTAAGCATAGGTTTGAACAGTTCCCCTGTTGTTCGTTGGGTATCTATAGCGCCTAGCCAATTGTACCCACAACCAGTCCCACAAAAATGGCTCTTTTTACAAACCCCACCAAATCGCTTCAAATAGGCACAATTGGGCAATAATTAACGAAAATATCAAAAAGGGGGTAGGATGGTTGTTCGTAGCGATCGCTATTTGATTGCACGTACCAACAATATTGTATATAGGAATATTGAGCGAAACGTCCCCTAGAAAAACCCGCCAACTATTTCTTGTATATTTTTAAGAAAATAATATCGAGCCAAATTTAACATCAGCCGAAATCAATCAAGTCTACAGCCAGACTTTACATGAATTAGAGCTAAAAGCGATATTTAATGATGAAGTGACAGCGCAAGAGTAATACATGCTTATTCTTTAGATCGAAAATCTACTCCCGTCAAAATTTTCATACGAAACCCGATATTGCTAAACCACAAACATAACCCAAACCGTCCCCCTTTACAAGGGGGACAACAGGGGGTTTTTTACTCGCTTGCATTATCGGGTCTTGCCAGTACGGATTTGGTATCAATCCCTTTTTCCATCTCGATACAACCAGCCACTGACAATTATAAAAATAACCAATCGCAGCCAATCGTAGGACATCCATTATGCTGCCATATTCTGCTCTCGACAGCCGAAAAAATCTTGGCTATAATAACCGAATAAGTCGAGCGCGATCGTTGATTGGCACAATGATACCATCGAATGAAGAACCAAGGAACGCCAGCAGCCAACCGCAACTGGAGCAAGCAGACAGTCTCATTCAAGCGGGAAATGTTCAACAATATGCCCAGTTACTGTCTAGCTACGAGTATATCGCTGCCAAAGTCAACCATCCCGAATTTGGCATCAAAGCCTTAATTGAAGATTATGGGTGGTTGGCAACCACAGAAGTAGCAACCCATCTGAACTGGAAAACCGTGCGGGCGTTGCGTTTGATTCAGAAAGCGTTGCAGCTATCGGCACCGACCATCGAGAAAGATCGAACCCAACTGGCGTCACATCTGTGGGGAAGGCTAATGGAGTACGAGCTCCCAGAAATTCGTCAACTCCTGGAACAAGCCCAACAAAATCAAACCAGACCTTGGTTGCGTCCGCTTGCCCCCAATTTGATGCCAGCGGGAGACCCACTGCTACATACTTTGAGAAGTGTTTCCAAGTTATGTATTTGCACACCAGCATACTATAAGCCAGCAGCAGTAGCCATCAGTGCCGATGGTTCCGTAGCGGTTTTTGCACATGGGTCAGCCGTAAAAGTATGGGATTTGACCGCAGGTACCGAACGCTTCACCTTAAAAGGTGACGAAGGCGAAATCCAAACAGTAGCCATCAGTGCCGATGGGTCGGTAGTGGTTGCTGGATTGAAATCGGCAGATGGAATTGTCCAAGTATGGGATTTGACTACCGGCAGCGAACGGTTTACTTTAGAGGGTCACAGCAGTGTCATTTCGTCAGTAGCGATAAGTGCGGATGGGTCGGTGGCGGTTTCTGGGTCGGATGACCAAACCATAAAGGTATGGGATTTGACTACCGGAAAGGTATGGGATTTGACTACCGGCAGCGAACGGTTTACTTTAGAGGGTCACAGTCACTGGGTTACTTCAGTAGCGATAAGTGCGGATGCTTCCGTAGCCGTTTCTGGGTCCATTGACAAGACGATCGAAGTATGGGATTTGATTACCGGCAGCAAACGTTTCACCCTAGAAGGTCACAGCCGCTGGATTGCTGCGGTAGCCATCAGTGCGGATGGGTCGGTAGCCGTTTCTGGGTCAGCAGACCGAACCGTGAAAGTTTGGGATTTGACCGCCGGAACCCAATGCTATACCCTAAAAGGTCATATAAACAAGATTGACTCAGTAGGGATCGATGCCGATGCCTCCGTAGCGATTTCTGGTTCGGTAGACCAATGCGTGCAAGTGTGGGATTTAACGGCTGCTACGGACAGCTTTCCTTTTCCAGGTCACCAAGACTGCGTCACCACCGTAGCGATAAGTGCGGATGGGTCGGTGGCGGTTTCTGGGTCGGATGACCAAACCATAAAGGTATGGGATGCGGCTACAGGAACCGAACGCTTTCTCCTAAAAGGTCACATTAGTTCGGTTGAACCGAATGCTTTAGGTATCAATGCTGATGGTTCGGTAGCCGTTTCTGGTTCGCGCGATCGCATGATGAAGGTATGGGATGCGATCGATGGCACCGAACGCTTCACCCTGAAAAGCCATAGCATGTGGGTCACAGCCGTAGCAATAAGCGCCGATGGGTTGGTGGGGGCTTGTGCATCGTACTATCCATCTGACGAGGAGCCTTTCCCAAAGGTAACCGTGTGGGATTTGACCAATGGCACCGAACGTTTCACTTTGACGGGTAATGTTAATGGAGCATTCGGACAAGTAGCCATAAACAGTAATACCTCAGTAGTGGTTTTTGGGTGGGACAAAACTGTGAAAGCGTGGGATTTAAATACCGGAAACGAACGTTTTACGCTGCCCGTTACGGCTAGTCTAGGATATTCTAGCCGCGAAGCGATAAGTGCTGATGGTTCGGTGGTACTTGCCAAGTCAGAAGACAAAAGCTGGAAAGTGTGGGATTTAAATACTGGAAACGAACGTTTCACTTTACCAGATTTTAGGGAATCCTTCGTAGTCGAAGCCATAAGTGCTGATGGTTCGGTGGGGGTTTCTCGGTCGTCTTCAACGCTGACAGTTTGGAATTTAGAAACTTTAGAAGCGATCGCTTGTTTGACCACAGAACACAGACTTATGGGATGTGCCATTTCCGCCGACGGCAAAACCATATTCGCTGGAAACCAACGGGGAGTCGTTCATTTTCTGCGTCTAGAAACCCCTCAACCCACCAAATCGCCTCCAATAGGCACAATTGGGCAATAATTAACGAAAATATCAAAAAGGGGGTAGGATGGTTGTTCGTAGCGATCGCTATTTGATTGCACTACCAACAATATTATATGTAGGGGCATTTCGCGAAACGCACAGAGGTTTAGAAGAATTTGGCGATGCACGATTAGCAGCCAATTTGATGCCGCCGGGGGGACAGCTGCTGCGTACTTTGAGCGGTCACAGCGACGGGGTCAGGTCCGTAGCCAGCAGCGCCGATGGGTCGGTAGCCGTTTCTGGCTCGCTGGACAAAACCGTGAAAGTGTGGGACGTGAACTCCCCCTAGACTAAGCTCCTTACGTCGCTGTAGTCGGGGCTTCTCTATCCCAAAGAACAGATAGAGTAACGGGAGTTCGCCGTTTGGATGAGGAACTTTTGCCATCATCCAACTGACCGTCATTTCTGCGAGTCAGTTTTAATTTCTTAGCCCAATATCTAGCACCTATGTTGTAACTAGCTGATAGGTCACAGTTATATTGTTTGCCACTAGAAAACGTAGCTAGGGAGTAATTTTTTTTGCTTCGTTTAATTTTTCCACTGCCATCAAAAGCAAAGCTAGAAGTCCCACGAGGATAAACAAACTCTGTCTTCCCTCCTGCTTCAGCAAACTTTTGTTGGGTTAGGTTGACCAAAGCTCGATGTAGCCAGCCGTGAAAACGCTGTTTTAAGGTCGAACCTTTACGTCCTCCTTTAGGTCGCCACCCTTTCAGTTGCTCGAAGACAATAACTGATGCTCCGTGTTCGGTGGCGAAGTCCACAATTTGTTTAGAAGACTGTTGGGCGATGTTTCGGTTATATTGACGAGCTTTTCGATACCAAGTGGAACAAAAACCTTTATAGAGATTTTTGGTTAAACGGGCTTTCTTTCTGATTCGAGATAAACGCTTATCGCGACGGTCTATGTTAACCGAAGGGTGAATAAATTTCCTTGCGGTTACAGTGCCGTCAGGATAAACGATACTGACTGTAGCTAGGGTGTTAATCCCTATGTCCACAGAGCAGACACAGTTTCCTTCTTTCTTTGCTGGCTCGATCTTAAAGGGAACACTGAGTTTGCATCCTTTCCTATTAACAATTAAAGCAGGGGATTTCATTTCAGCATTACCTAAAAGATGTCTACCCCTCTTTCGAGAAATAGCAACCTTTGTCCATACCCAATCACTCCCATTCCACACTTTAATTTCAGCGACGGTCAAACATTCAGAGAACTTAATGCACTGTTTTTTATAGAGAGAAGGATAACAACCCGTGTTTCTATTTAACTTTGGAGGTTTAGCATCTTTTCTACTCCTAATCCCAGACTGCCATCTTTGATATCGGGTAAGAAAAGAAGATACTTGTCCAATGGAAAACTCGATGGCTGCGCGTCTTAGATACGAAGGAAACTTATAAAACCTTTTTCCAAAATACCGATATTTAGGATTAGGGTTTTTACTGGTCTTATGAATCAGTTTTTCTACTTCCGAACACCGACTCTTGGCATTAGCAATAGTTGTCCAGTGAGCGTTAACAACGCCCACTAAATCACGACAAAAGGATCTGTACTCCTGAAGGGTTAGCATCAAGGCTTGTTGCTGTTCAGGAGTAGGTGATAAATGCCAAGAATCGGTACGGATAGTAGAATGGCTCATAATACTTTAGATATTAGCTTAGTTATGGATAAACTGTCAAGCCTGAAAACCAGCAGTCACAGTGCGTATCGTCTTCAGGATCGTATTATTTTTAAAGTTAAATACAGAAAGAAGATCGTCACCAAAGCTATGCTTCATAGACTAGAAGAGATTTTCTCCGATGTCTGTGGGAAGTGGCGGTGTCGGTTAGTGGAGTTTGGCGGTGAGGCAGACCATGTCCATCTTTTGGTCGATGCTCATCCTGCTATGGACTTGTCTCGTTTTGTTGGAAACTTGAAGACTGTATCTTCTAGACGTATCCGAAAAGAAAACCAAGAATACTTAGAGAAGTTTTTTTGGAAACCCTACTTTTGAAGGCTTATGGAACGATCGGTGTCGGGGGGAGAGCTAACTTGGAGACGTTGTTAAGTTATATTCAAGGAAAAAGTGCCCCTCCTAACTAGCGACTAACCCTTCGGGTGTAGTCATAGGATGCGTCGGGGCGTTTGCTCACCACCGGCCGCGAACGCTTCACCCTCCAAGGTCACAGTGCCCCGGTCATGTCCGTAGCCAGCAGCGCCGATGGGTCGGTAGCCGTTTCTGGCTCGCATGACAATACCGTGAAAGTGTGGGATTTGCAAACGGGAGAACCAATCGCCTGTTTTGTAGCAGACCATCCCATTTTGAGCTGTGCCATTTTTTCTACAGAAACCACCATTAAAGCTGGAGACGGAGGCGGATTCGTCCATTTTCTCCGCCTGGAGAGGCCGTAGATATGTCGATCGAAACCCTGCTGCCACCTCTCGACACTTTTGCCACCTTTCTAGCCTGCCAGGAGAATCGCTTTGTCAGCCGTCCTTGGCTTTCCCAACAAATAGCCCGCTTTTGGCAACAATACGATCGCGGCTACTTTACCCTCGTCGGTCCTCCAGGTAGCGGCAAAAGCGCCCTCCTCGCCCACATTGCCAACACCGAACCCCATACCCTGTACTATTGCGCTCAATTCCCCGAAACCCACAAACTCGCCTTCGCCCATGGTACCCTGCTAGACTCCCTGCGTCCCCTCAGCGATACCGAACCCGACGATAGCAACGCCCTGTTTCCCTACCTGCAATGTGCCAGCCGCCACTTGCAACCGGGAGAACGGCTGCTGCTGGTTGTCGATGCCATCGATGCCATTGAAACCCACCAACAACCCCCCGGTGCCAATCGCCTCTACCTGCCGCGCTACTTACCGCCGGGCATCTTTGTGCTGGTTTCCCGCCGCCCGCAACCGCAAGAACGCACGGGATTGCTGGTGGAAACCCCTGCCGAGTTCCTGGATTTGTCCCACTATCCCCAACGCTGCTACGCCGATGTGCGCCGGTATTTACAACACGAACTGCAAAAAAACAATAGCGACAATTCTTTGCCTGCTTGGCTGCAACAACACCAGCTTTCCCCAGAAACCGCTAGCGATCGCATTTCTGCCTACTGCCAGGGCAATTTTGGCGTTGCCAGCCACGTTCTCTACGACTTGCGCCAAGGCACAAACCTCTCCCCCGACGGCGAACTACCCCCCAGCCTCACGGCGCGTTACGCCGAATACTGGCAAACTATGACTGCCACCGGTTTTGACGACCTTGCCACTGCCATTCTCCAGCAACTGCTGCAACAGCCCCAATCCCCAGAAGCGATCGCGCAAACCCTCGATGCGGACGAGTTTGACGTACAAACGATCCTCGATCGCTGGATTTCTTTTCTACTTACCGACACCACCACCGGCGAACCCCGCTATCGCCTTTTCCACCCCAGTTTCCGCACATTTTTGCAACAACATCTGCTAGAGTAATGCCAAATCCGTTGACAGGAAATCGGGCAACCACGGGGGGTTGCCCCTACAGGGAATTTTTGGTATAGAAACATCGGATTTCGCGTAAATCCCCATATGCCTATTTTTAAAGCTTTTCCGTGCCCATGATTTTGCCCCTGCGCGCGGTCTTATTGCAAGTTTTACTCACTGCGATCGCGGTTGCGATCGAAACCCCCATTTTATTTCGTGGCTTGCCTTTAAACCGCCGCCAAAGTATGAAACAAGCCGCCTTGGGAAATATCGCCGTTGCTGTGGTGGGGTGGCTGTTTTTCTTTGCCGTTCAAGCTGGTCTTCCCGCTGGCTTGCAGGAACAATTGATTAGCTACGTGTTCTTCGATCGCTTGTTTCTGGGCAACAACTGGGACCCATCGCAAGTACAAATTTTGTTAATTTTGTTCTGTTTTATCGCTTTTTTAGCCAATTTCTTTTTAAAATTTTATCTCTATCAAATTCTGGAAGAAATTCACCAAGCCCAACGCGATCGCGAACCGTTTCCCAAACTGACGAAATTTCCCCGCCACCCCTCTTTAATTCGCCAAGAAGAACTGCAGGTTACCCGAAAAAATATTAAAGAAAACCAAGGGAAATTTATTTTGTACGCCCACGCTACCAGCAACAGCGTTGTTTTGCTATTATTGCTATTACGCCAGTCCCAAATGTAGCCACGCGAGAGGGGGGAAACCAAAACCTTGAAACTGCCTACGGTGGATCCAGTACCTTCTTGGAAAAGTTTCCTAGCCATTGGTATAATTTCTCTTGTCTTTTCTTTGTTTTTACGGGAAAGTCTGAGCGATCGCTCTTTGATATACCATTTTTTCCACTTGCTTGGCTGGGGAAGTATTTTGTTTGGTATTTCCTGGTGGTTGCGGCAAAATAACGTGCGATTTTTAGGGGTGATTTTATATCCTTACTTACTATTTGCCCTGCTGGCCTTACTGCTATTTTCCTATTTTCCCGAAGTTTCTCCCTTTGTTTATTGGACTGGTTGGCTGCTGGCATCCCTCACTACTACCATTTTATACAAACTCCGGGAAATTCGCTTTCAATGGCGAAAAGCTACTGCCAATTTTTATCGCGAAATAGCACTTTTGGTCAGTGCCAACTTGCTAATTGGCTGTTGGTTTCAAAGCTATCATATCTTTCAATCTTGGCTCGATGAATATCCCGCTCTTGCCAATATCAGTTTATCCCACAGTGCCTTCGTTATTCCCGTTGGCGACGAAGAAATTCCCAGTTTAGCTGCTACGATTATCCTAGGTCGTTTGGAAGCGATCGCGCAAGAGAAAGCCAATGGAAAACCTTGGTCCCAAGTCGAATCCTGGGTTTTACAAGTTCGCACAGAGAAAAACCAACTCAAACAGGATTCCCAGCTGGAAATAATGATACCAAACCTACGCATCCGCCAATATTGGCTACCACAAATCTCAGCACAAAAAAATGAAAATGGCTATCCAATCAAACTCCAAGCCACTTGGCAAGGACCCAATGCCACCGGCGAAGGCTATGCTTGGTATAAAAGCTGTACCATCGAACCCATTTCCCCCAACCCCCCAAACGACCAAGTAGAAAACACTGGTCAGCTACGCTGCGATAGGGAGATTCAATACGAATCTTTAGCATCAAATTAGGTATGCAAATCTGATTCGTACAAACCACATTTCATACCAAATCTGATACGAAATCCGATATTGCTAAACCACAAACATAACCCAAACCATCCCCCCCTTTACAAGGCTGACAACAGGAGGGTCTGACCCGCTTGCACGATCGGGGCTTGCCAGTATGGATTTGGTATAATACCATTTCCTTCATAATATGCAAGAGATAATAGAGGCATTTTTGTAGGGGCGCAACGCGTGAGCGCCCCTACCAGGGAAATTGGAAAATTCCAGAAAATTATTGTTTTTCAGAAATGGTATAAGATATAAAAAAACAACCTGTCTTTGATTGAAAAGCAGACATTATGGTTAAAATTTATCCCAATACTACTTTAGGAATAATAAACTGCTGGCGATCGCGATTGGCAATAATTTGACTGATTCCCAGAAAACGTTCTTCTTCATCATACGTACGCATGGTTATCGCCTCTACATCTTTGGCTACCAACTGACTGCTCGTATCTGCAAAACGCTGACCGTTACACCAACGTCTTGCCTTTTCCATATCCAAATGCAGTAACGGCAAATGGCAAAGGGGAAAATCGGGGGGAAGCAACTGAAATACTCCCCGTTCAATTTGGCTTTCCATCTCCGATAGGGTGATGCTGCTATCGAAATGAAAACCACTGCTTTGGGTCCGTTCCAAACCAGCCAATGTGGCAACGGTGTTGGCTGCCATGCCCAAATCTCTGGCAATCGAACGTACGTAGGTACCACTGCCGCAAGCGATCGCAATTTCTAATTTCGGATACTTCCCGGGTTCCCAGTTGAGAATTTCTATATTATACACTTCTACCGTACGCAACGGGACTTCTACATCTTTTCCCGCACGTGCCAGTTCGTACAACCGCTTGCCACCCACCTGAATCGCACTGTATTTGGGAGGAATTTGCTGGATGGTTCCCTGAAATTTCGGCAAAATTGCCTTTATAGTTGCCAAATCCACATCGGGAACTGGGGTTTGCGTTACAATTTCCCCTTCTAAATCGTCGCTGGTTGTGGCAATACCAAATTGTACGGTGGCTCGATAGGCTTTGTCGTGGCAGAGATACGATAGCAAACGGGTCGCCTTGCCTACGCCAATCGGCAAAACCCCTGTCGCGGCTGGGTCGAGGGTTCCCCCATGTCCAACCTTTTTGATCCGCAACAGTTTCCTAATTTTGGCCACGCAATCGTGGGAAGTCACGCCAATTGGTTTGTATAGGTTGATAAATCCTGTCATGGAAAATCTTCGATAGGTTTGGAAGCCCTGTCGCTTTAGCGCCGGGAGGAAAAACGAACGGCCAGTTGAATCGCCTATGGTATGAACGAACGCATAAGCATAATTATCCCTTCTGTGAATTGGTTGGCAATACCTGTGGCTAATTCCACCACACCCGGCCTGAACGAGTCGCAATATCAAAGCTGCCGGATGCGCGAGAGAGAATTCCATATAAGACCCAATTTTCCTGCCTTTGGTGACAGTGGCAGAAACGATATCGCCAGTGTATACGATCGATTGGTAAGAGCGGTTCGCAAACCGCCACTACAAAGGTTTTGGGCAAGTATAGCGAATTATCGCCTGGGAAACAACAGGTTGACCCATCCCTGCGATCGCGCTTTCCCTTTCTCCATTTTTCGTGCCACCAACGATGGTCTACCCAAAATAGATATATTGCGAGCGGTAAAAAAATGTTCAGACAGTTTTTTTAGAGAAAAGTCCCATTTATTTTTCTGAAAAAATCCTCACAGTCCAGGCTTGGTAAGTTCTTTCATGAACTCTATGCAAAAATTTACATGCTCAACAGATATTTTTCTTTCGTGGAATTTTCCCGGAAATGCTTGCTAGTAGGGAGTTTGCAAGATTTGACAATGTTTATTTTTGTCGTTTTTTTTATCGATGAATGGTTTTTTTGTTATGAAATGATAGCAATTCATCGTTCCTTTCAAAAGAAGCTGCATAAATTTTTTGCATTATGAAAAAATATTTTGTTAAGTTTACGCAAAAATACTCAAACGAATTGTTAAAACAGTGACGTTTATTTTTGTACCGCGATCGGTAAAGATGGAGGTTTTCCTGAGGAAATTCTGTTCGCCTGACAAAAGTTCTAAAAAATGACTCGAAAATTATTAAAAACTGTAAAAAATCCTACCGTATTTTTTCAGAGGGATATATGCTTGATTTGTAAGCAAACAAGAATATTTTCGATAAGCAGTTTTCAATGTCTTATCCTCTTTTTTCTCTAGTTTGCTTATCTTTGGAAACAGTACCCTGTGGTAAACCTGGTGAATTGAAGGAATTGCAGTTTTTTTTGTTCTTCTCTACCTTTTCTATCGGAGGTAGAAAGGCGATCGAGCGATCTGCAAACCCTGCTCTCGGCTGTTTGAATACCTTGCTTCCCCTACAAGGGTTAGGCAGCTAGCCAGGTATTGCTATCCAAAAGTGCTGTCGATTGTCTCACACCAGTTTTCTTGTTTTTTTGGGGAAGGTGTTAATGCCTTTTCGTTGCTTCTGTGAAGTTTCATTGTTTACTTCATTTTCTTGGAGGTCAAAATGGTTAATTCTATACACGGCAGTGACAACTCAGAACGTATCTATGGTACACGGCAAAGCGATCGCATTGAAGGCCGCGGCGGTAACGATCGGATTTATGCCTGGTCCGGTAACGATAAAGCCTTTGGCGACTATGAAGAGTTTGAAGAAGGTGAAGAACCAGAAGCACCTTCTCCCGAATCAGTTCGAATTGGGGATGATACCCTCTTAGGTGGTTGGGGTTCGGATACCCTCATCGGCAACAAAGGTGACGATTACTTAAATGGCGGAGAGCATTACGATAACCTCAAAGGAGGAGAAGGCGATGATTTTCTAGATGGTGGCGGTTATCATTGGTTTAATGATTATGACTATTATTACGACAAGTTATCTGGTGGAGATGGTGCAGACAAGTTTGTTTTGTACCGAGGTCCCGTTTACGACTACATCACAGACTTTGAAGGTGGTACCGACAAGATGATTCTGCCTCGGAACGTGCATTTCAACAATTTGCGGATCCTCAACAATGGGGTTGATGAGGCAGAAACGAAAGAGATTTACTACAAGGGCGACTTATTGGCGAAGGTTAATGTTGAAGAAACATTGACTGCAGATGATTTCATCTAAGTTCATCCATGGCCTAAGAGGCTAATTTATTTCCACTGTCCCGCTTGTGCCAGAAGTGGGACAGTTTTTTTTTGCTAATGGGAAGAATGTCAGTTATGCCAATTTTGCCATCGCGCGATCGCACTTGAATCCCAAAATAAAAATAATGGCTGAGGTCAACTTTGGAGAAGAACAGACCTCAGCCGATTCATCTAGGTTCATCCATAGCCTAGGAGGCTACTCTATTTCCACTGTTCTACTTGTGCCAG
This window encodes:
- the truB gene encoding tRNA pseudouridine(55) synthase TruB, which codes for MTGFINLYKPIGVTSHDCVAKIRKLLRIKKVGHGGTLDPAATGVLPIGVGKATRLLSYLCHDKAYRATVQFGIATTSDDLEGEIVTQTPVPDVDLATIKAILPKFQGTIQQIPPKYSAIQVGGKRLYELARAGKDVEVPLRTVEVYNIEILNWEPGKYPKLEIAIACGSGTYVRSIARDLGMAANTVATLAGLERTQSSGFHFDSSITLSEMESQIERGVFQLLPPDFPLCHLPLLHLDMEKARRWCNGQRFADTSSQLVAKDVEAITMRTYDEEERFLGISQIIANRDRQQFIIPKVVLG
- a CDS encoding DUF5357 family protein, encoding MKLPTVDPVPSWKSFLAIGIISLVFSLFLRESLSDRSLIYHFFHLLGWGSILFGISWWLRQNNVRFLGVILYPYLLFALLALLLFSYFPEVSPFVYWTGWLLASLTTTILYKLREIRFQWRKATANFYREIALLVSANLLIGCWFQSYHIFQSWLDEYPALANISLSHSAFVIPVGDEEIPSLAATIILGRLEAIAQEKANGKPWSQVESWVLQVRTEKNQLKQDSQLEIMIPNLRIRQYWLPQISAQKNENGYPIKLQATWQGPNATGEGYAWYKSCTIEPISPNPPNDQVENTGQLRCDREIQYESLASN
- a CDS encoding NACHT domain-containing protein translates to MSIETLLPPLDTFATFLACQENRFVSRPWLSQQIARFWQQYDRGYFTLVGPPGSGKSALLAHIANTEPHTLYYCAQFPETHKLAFAHGTLLDSLRPLSDTEPDDSNALFPYLQCASRHLQPGERLLLVVDAIDAIETHQQPPGANRLYLPRYLPPGIFVLVSRRPQPQERTGLLVETPAEFLDLSHYPQRCYADVRRYLQHELQKNNSDNSLPAWLQQHQLSPETASDRISAYCQGNFGVASHVLYDLRQGTNLSPDGELPPSLTARYAEYWQTMTATGFDDLATAILQQLLQQPQSPEAIAQTLDADEFDVQTILDRWISFLLTDTTTGEPRYRLFHPSFRTFLQQHLLE
- the fraC gene encoding filament integrity protein FraC, whose product is MILPLRAVLLQVLLTAIAVAIETPILFRGLPLNRRQSMKQAALGNIAVAVVGWLFFFAVQAGLPAGLQEQLISYVFFDRLFLGNNWDPSQVQILLILFCFIAFLANFFLKFYLYQILEEIHQAQRDREPFPKLTKFPRHPSLIRQEELQVTRKNIKENQGKFILYAHATSNSVVLLLLLLRQSQM
- a CDS encoding calcium-binding protein, with the translated sequence MVNSIHGSDNSERIYGTRQSDRIEGRGGNDRIYAWSGNDKAFGDYEEFEEGEEPEAPSPESVRIGDDTLLGGWGSDTLIGNKGDDYLNGGEHYDNLKGGEGDDFLDGGGYHWFNDYDYYYDKLSGGDGADKFVLYRGPVYDYITDFEGGTDKMILPRNVHFNNLRILNNGVDEAETKEIYYKGDLLAKVNVEETLTADDFI